In a single window of the Bactrocera dorsalis isolate Fly_Bdor chromosome 2, ASM2337382v1, whole genome shotgun sequence genome:
- the LOC125776641 gene encoding E3 SUMO-protein ligase ZBED1-like: MWWYLNMDRFMKRTVSEQPKPDEDQKKRRRDVSIAWDHFKRNSEKTHGICNYCGKPIKTCGNTTNLMDHLKHVHADRLKVGGTAQKPNILEKFVGKSVSFYENDSKRKRLLDSKVMNMIAVDVQPFSCVEDDGFKELMKEMDPRYRLPSRSHLRDVVLPSQYESLKNKLQSVLNDIDFVAITTDLWTSKANEGYITVTCHFVLNSFTLESAILATRQLLDTTNHNAINIPETLKDVLDDWGVANEVVCVVTDNDATMLKACELLEYKHLPCVAHTINLIVQDVLKLSDFDVILTKCKSVVGFFKRSQIAYSKFKEAQGDSPHSLLQEMPTRWNSAYEMIKRILKTNEFITLALVSSRGAPLPFSAAEVDILNDISELLSPFEEATLSVSTNTKVSASIIIPVICELNHKINNIKDNTEKGKNI; encoded by the exons ATGTGGTGGTACTTAAACATGGACAGGTTTATGAAAA GAACAGTAAGCGAACAGCCAAAGCCTGATGAGGATCAAAAGAAGAGGAGGCGTGATGTTTCTATAGCTTGGGATCATTTTAAAAGAAACAGCGAAAAAACGCATGGGATATGCAATTACTGTGGTAAGCCAATAAAGACGTGTGGAAACACAACAAATCTAATGGACCACTTAAAGCACGTTCATGCTGATCGGCTTAAAGTTGGGGGAACTGCACAGAAACCAAACATCTTAGAAAAGTTTGTTGGAAAATCGGTTTCCTTTTATGAAAATGACTCGAAACGAAAACGTCTCCTAGACAGTAAGGTCATGAACATGATTGCTGTCGATGTTCAACCTTTTTCTTGTGTGGAGGACGACGGATTTAAAGAGCTCATGAAAGAAATGGACCCTCGCTACAGGTTACCTAGTAGGTCACACCTGCGCGACGTAGTGCTTCCATCTCAATATGAGTCTCTTAAGAATAAACTCCAGTCTGTACTTAACGATATTGATTTTGTGGCCATAACGACTGACTTGTGGACATCCAAAGCAAACGAAGGTTACATTACAGTTACGTgccattttgttttaaatagttttacgTTGGAGTCAGCAATTTTAGCAACAAGGCAACTTCTTGACACTACCAATCACAATGCTATTAATATTCCTGAAACACTAAAAGACGTGCTTGATGATTGGGGTGTCGCGAATGaggttgtttgtgttgtgacTGACAATGATGCGACGATGCTAAAAGCATGTGAGTTGCTTGAGTATAAGCACTTGCCTTGTGTAGCGCACACAATCAACCTTATTGTGCAAGATGTTCTAAAATTGTCCGATTTCGACGTAATTCTTACAAAATGTAAGTCGGTAGTTGGCTTTTTTAAGAGAAGCCAGATCGCATATTCGAAATTTAAGGAAGCTCAGGGGGACAGTCCGCATTCTCTTCTGCAAGAAATGCCAACTCGATGGAATAGCGCATACGAAATGATTAAGCGCATACTGAAGACAAACGAATTTATTACATTAGCTTTGGTATCTTCTCGTGGCGCTCCATTGCCGTTTTCAGCAGCAGAAGTGgatattttaaatgatatttccgAGTTGCTATCCCCCTTCGAAGAGGCGACGCTTTCTGTATCTACAAACACAAAAGTATCGGCGTCCATAATTATCCCTGTCATATGCGAACtgaatcataaaataaacaatattaaagACAACACAGAAAAAGGCAAAAACATATAG
- the LOC125776485 gene encoding uncharacterized protein LOC125776485, producing the protein MTEPTTVNTAHDLQTAPANKPHVETTNNNPQANNGASKKTCHTKSITQTTSTISKPHQKNSTTTSPVRQQTATNVSTPEIATTSDFNAWSPLWGSASYNQRGYSIENAILTSNCFVLNDGSPTHFSTHSTFTHIDLTLSSPSLSNNSSWHLIDDLQGSDHFPILIKILTSRPTIPFSPRIKFKTDRADWNKFESACDFYSKSFPTSSNINQDTSNIHKAIRCASNVSIPLSSTKPVKPAPLWWNNEIASLRQAKQQAWHNFNRNRFTTTLIQFKELNAQFRRKINDAKLDCFQKFTSSISASSDPEKIWADIKTLTGLPSNRQIYSLNTSHGNRLYPQDIAQEFASHFPNASSDQTFPSEFIASKRSEILQHRITPTTLSHSAKLVEADISLYELQRALSAVKG; encoded by the exons ATGACCGAACCAACAACTGTAAACACAGCACACGACTTGCAAACAGCTCCAGCAAACAAACCCCATGTAGAAACTACAAACAATAACCCACAAGCAAATAACGGAGCATCCAAGAAAACATGTCATACTAAATCAATCACACAAACAACTTCAACCATATCCAAACCTCACCAGAAAAACAGCACAACAACATCCCCAGTAAGACAACAAACAGCAACTAACGTCAGCACACCAGAAATAGCGACTACAA gcgactttaacgcttgGAGTCCGCTCTGGGGATCTGCCTCTTATAATCAGAGAGGATATTCTATAGAAAATGCCATCCTCACCTCCAACTGTTTCGTACTAAACGACGGCTCCCCCACCCACTTCTCAACCCACTCAACCTTTACTCATATTGACCTTACGCTTTCCTCTCCCTCCCTTTCCAACAACTCATCATGGCACCTTATAGATGACCTTCAAGGCAGCGATCACTTCCCGATCCTCATCAAAATTCTCACATCCCGACCCACCATTCCCTTCTCTCCCAGGATCAAATTTAAAACAGATAGAGCGGATTGGAACAAATTCGAAAGCGCATGCGACTTCTATTCCAAATCCTTCCCAACATCCTCCAACATCAATCAAGATACCTCCAATATCCATAAAGCAATCCGCTGTGCATCCAACGTCTCCATCCCTCTGTCCTCAACCAAACCAGTAAAGCCAGCCCCCCTATGGTGGAACAACGAAATTGCGTCCCTTAGGCAAGCCAAACAACAAGCGTGGCACAACTTCAATCGCAACCGGTTTACCACAACTCTCATTCAATTCAAAGAGCTGAACGCGCAATTTCGCCGGAAAATCAATGATGCTAAGCTCGactgttttcaaaaattcactAGCAGCATCAGTGCGTCATCCGACCCTGAAAAAATTTGGGCTGACATAAAAACACTCACCGGTTTACCCTCTAATCGCCAAATCTACTCCCTTAACACCTCTCATGGCAATCGTCTATATCCCCAGGATATAGCTCAAGAATTCGCCAGTCACTTCCCTAACGCCTCTTCAGACCAAACCTTCCCCTCCGAATTTATCGCCTCTAAACGGTCAGAAATCCTCCAACATCGTATCACACCAACCACTCTCTCTCATTCAGCCAAACTTGTAGAAGCCGACATATCTCTTTACGAACTCCAACGCGCCCTGTCCGCAGTAAAAGGCTAG